From the genome of Solanum pennellii chromosome 6, SPENNV200:
aactatcaataatGGCGGGTCCATCGAGCTCATGGTCGCGAGCGTTGGTGCAGATCTCTCCGTACACCTTCTCCGCCGTCGGAATTGCCATTGCCATCGGCGTTTCAGTGCTTGGTGCTGCTTGGTAAACTTTTCATTTATTACTCGCTAGGgttttcaatcaatttttttttatcaatctaATGATTTCCGTTGGaattatgaaatgttttagGGGAATATATATAACTGGAAGTAGTTTGATTGGTGCTGCCATTAAAGCTCCTCGGATTACCTCCAAAAATCTGATTAGGTAATTTGCTTTTTTTAATTACTGCAGCGTGAATTGAGAAGGCTGATGCCAACAGAAATTGCTAaaatttatgtatgtatgtatttatttttgtttgccATAAAGTGGAAATGAAAAGGTGTATTAGGCTATTAGCTATACTAGGATTAAGCTGATTATTGGCTTTGATCTCGATCTTTGCATAATAATCCCCTTTATTATGATCATGTAGTTTTTAAAGGATAAAAAGATTCAGTATAGCTAGCTCGTGAACCAAAAAAAACCCTTGAAAATGTCACCATGCATATTTAAGTGTATAACATGGATTGATATTTGGCTTCAAGTTGGAGTAATTTTTAATAGATGTATTGTTTGTGCAAAATGAGCAGTTCAGTCAAGCTTAAGCAGACCAAAATTTCCAACAATGTGTTGTTTTACCTTACTCTTTACTTGCCTTGGCGTCCGCCACATATGTTTGTATCAGAAATTTTGCTTGCAGGTTATGTTTTTTATTCTGATGGTAGTTTGATTCCGAACTGTGAGCTTAATTAGTCAGTTTGCTCTATCATTATTATAGCTCTGTTTAGCTAATAGTAATCACCAGGTGCTGTCAGCCAATGATACATGAGTTTGACGAACGAAACATTTCCGTGATTGCATAACTTCTATTTGGAAAACATACTCTCATTTAGAGTGGTAATTCTATGTCTGACCTTCATTTGGTCAACTATCCCATTATACTTTCTGCCATCTTCATGAACTTTTGTATACAATCTTGTCCTGCCCTTTATGatacatatttttaagttatatataagAAATGTTATGCCCTGATGAGAGAACAGAGATGTATGGTTCTGGGGTATTGGGACGATTTCTGGTCCTTGGCTTAATATGCTTGTGTACTATATCTTTAAGCAAGTTTGAAGTCAAAGGCTCATAGTCTACCGCATATGCATAATGCCATTATTGATGATTCTTATATTTAGTTTGCTTCCAGTCCTATTTGTGCAATGTCTCAAAAAGTTTCTTTGTCAGTGTAATTTTTTGTGAAGCGGTTGCTATATATGGTGTTATTGTGGCCATCATTCTTCAAACAAAGCTCGAGAGTGTACCTGCCTCGCAGATTTATGCACCAGAATCTCTTAGAGCTGGCTATGCAATTTTTGCTTCTGGGGTCATTGTGGGATTTGCCAATCTTGTCTGTGGGTGAGTTTGAAATAGTTTGTCCTTGTACATGGATTTCTACTTGTGGTTTCAAGTTTAAAGCAATGTTTTTTCTaccatttgattatttttattccttttatttcttttgaaaaggtTGTGCGTTGGAATAATTGGAAGCAGCTGTGCTTTATCTGATGCACAGAACTCCTCACTTTTCGTTAAGATCCTCGTGATCGAGATTTTTGGTAGTGCACTTGGGCTGTTTGGTGTTATTGTGGGAATTATCATGTCAGCTCAAGCATCTTGGCCATCCAAGGGTGCATAAGCCTTCACATTATGTGCTTGTTATTAATTTCATAACAAACACGTTAGTCTTGGCCATCCAAGTCTGTGTAAGTCTTTGCATTATGTGTTTGTTGTCAGTGTTTAAGTTATACTGTATTATATGCGTTTGCACGAGTCCTTTTTTGTCCCTTTCTTCTTTTTGGCCTTCCGCAGTTGCATTTTGATGTGCAATTACTGTGTCAACTTCTTTTGTTAGTCTGTTCATTGAtgtaattttcttaataaagcTATTGAGTACTAGTTCATCTACTCTATTTCAAAAATTGTTTTACTTACTTCCATTTGTACTAAATGGCCCCATCCATAGCATTTCACGGTTCATTGAGAAACAGATTTTGATCCTCCAGCTTACCATTCAGGTGGCCAAATAAGGCTAAATCATATTTGTTTCATTGCATCATTTTGCCAATGAGACTTGTTTCTTCTTTCATGACAAGGATACTTCCTTGTTCCTCCGTACTGCCCCCCATTAGTGAACACTCATAGTAAGGTGCATCGGATAACAGGAGAACGAGTGGGAGGAAAGTCCAGGACAATGAGAGATTTATGGTATAAGAAGCAAAGCAAGAGCTGCAGTAGGCATTCCTTTGTCATAGAATCATCtcatataaatgaatgaaagaaatcCTTGTCATGGAAGAGTTGCTAAAAAGGTGATGTGAATTTGCAGAGGCTGATTACTCTACCAATTCCAAAGACCCCTTGGAACCATTTTATATTTGTCATGACAAGCTAAAAGGCCAGATTCTAACTTCTTCTAATCATCTGGCTCAAAAAGGTAAGCTGTGGAGTGTGGAGGGATGATGAGTAGTTCAGCCTCTATTCGAATTATGTTAGGGGCTTTCGCTTTTCCCAGATCTAGATCTGAGTTTCAAATTTGGGTATAGTCGCATTCAGGAAAGCGTTCTTATTTCATTGCTTTCTGATAGCACAGGGTCAAATAAGTTGCCATGCCCTTGCTTTTCGTACACATATATACACTGCCTGGAAATTTATTTCTGAGTGAACCTTGTTTGTTTGATAGCAATTATTTTTGGTTTCGCAGGATCTTTGCCAGTCTTGTCCACCATTCTGTTATATGCATTCATGCCCATTTATCAGCTTTTCAAGTGCAGTCCATATATGAATTATTGTACCTTCATATTACTGAGTAAAGTAATGATATGCTGCAAATGTTAAAAAGACAAATGGACAAAACAATCTTGAAAAAAGTTTTTTGAATAACAAGACTAGGATGTGtgataattttgaaaactttgtGCATAATTTTTTGTGACTGGTATGTATGATGTCTTTTTTAATGGAAAACAATTTCAAATCCTTCTTTTAGTTGAAAAACATCCAAAGATAGGGAGAAAATGTGATTGGTATGAATGTtgtcttttaagaaaaattttagGCTGCCTAGTATTATTGCCAGCATATAGATTACACAATCAATAGCTAGAGGACTTATTTTTAATGGGTTATTTGGCATTATATACAAACTCATTAATTTAGCACTACATATTTAGTTCGAGACTTTAATTtgtgaaaatttattttaatttctccaATTCTTATGCAAACTTACCAAATGAACAAACAATAGTTCATAAGGTATCGAAACATTTTACAGTGTTCCATTAATAAATGGCATCTCCGTGTCTTTTTTATGAGTAAATACTTgcgattttatgttatttaaacttttaactATACATAATTTTACAAAGATCCACTGATATGATCGATCAATCAACAATAACTAATAGTaactaatttttcctttatataaTCTTCAAACATGATAGGGATAATCTTTTCATGTTGAGTATGagttattttttgtaatatataagttttataattttaacaaaTCGGAGCCATACTTGAAATTAGAAATCCTAttgttttgaaatttcaaatagagattgaagttaaaattgaaattttcttcAAGATCCATAAATAAATACCAATTTTAGATCAAGATGCCTAAGGAATTATCATTCGCTTGcttcaaaaaacaaaagaacCTTTCGTTTAAATCTCAAATCATATGGCCAAATGCCTACTTAATATTTAGTCCAACGCCGATGAGATAGTGGTAACCAAATTTTGATTCCCAACTATAGATAATAGAGTTGGAGAGGCTCTGTTTCTcccttgaagaaaaaaaataatactatttgAACAAAAACCTAACTTCACGTGTCCTATTAAATattccctccgtttaaaaaagattgGCCTAATTTGACTCAggacggagtttaagaaaagaaagaagactttttaatcttgtgattctaaaataaagttatgtcaaatgtaccaaaatgccctttaatcttgtggtcctaaacatgtcatgtggaaagttaaagttaaagtgttgccaaaaaaggaaagagatcattcttttttaaacaaactaaaaaggaaatagagacattctttttgaaacagagagAATAGCTCTTTTACATGAACCAATGAAAGAAAAGTTTTGCTAATTTAAACTCTACATTTCTCTTAGAAAATTCatttaatatgtattaatttAGCTGAAACTATTCAAAATAAACTAGATTAATCctaaatacaaaaatttcaaattctaatgTCGTTAATAGCATGTGGTTCCAACATAACAATACAATAATTGtagtattaaaaaatttcattcaaatGTACGTTCGGTTGATTTTttgatagaaaataaatatatagtgtATGCAAATAAAAACGTACGTCCTAATTTGTATCTTACATATACCATAAAACACATGCCCTACATACACCTATGCCATCAgaaatgatattattatttccAGAGGGAACACATACTAAATGAAGTACAAGTATATGTTTAGGCTAATATTAATGTGTGGTAGGTATAGCGTAATATAAGAGTCATTTTCTCATGCTTAATTTGctttgttatttaattatctTCCTTTTGAAAAACCAATCCATCTATGGTTTTATATATAACCCTATAGTTGCAAGTAAAAATTTTATATCGATCGAGTGTTtacatcatattatataaatgttaaagaatgacaaaagtcccacatcggtgattaatgagatgggtggactctttacaaggcttgggcaatcctcctccctttgagctagcttttggggtgtgagttaggcctaagacctaatttcacatggtaccagagcagggcccgtctcacccgatgttggggtccgCAAAATTAAATTGCCCATGGGTGGActctttataaggcttggg
Proteins encoded in this window:
- the LOC107021040 gene encoding V-type proton ATPase subunit c''1-like: MAGPSSSWSRALVQISPYTFSAVGIAIAIGVSVLGAAWGIYITGSSLIGAAIKAPRITSKNLISVIFCEAVAIYGVIVAIILQTKLESVPASQIYAPESLRAGYAIFASGVIVGFANLVCGLCVGIIGSSCALSDAQNSSLFVKILVIEIFGSALGLFGVIVGIIMSAQASWPSKGA